A part of Peromyscus maniculatus bairdii isolate BWxNUB_F1_BW_parent chromosome 10, HU_Pman_BW_mat_3.1, whole genome shotgun sequence genomic DNA contains:
- the Igfbp3 gene encoding insulin-like growth factor-binding protein 3: protein MHPARPALWAAALTALTLLRGPPVARAGAGAVGAGPVVRCEPCDARALAQCAPPPTAPACTELVREPGCGCCLTCALREGDSCGVYTERCGTGLLCQPRPGEQYPLKALLNGRGFCANASAAGSLSAYLPSQPAPGNASESEEDHSAGSVESRAVPSTHRVTDSKFHPLHAKMDVIKKGHARDSQRYKVDYESQSTDTQNFSSESKRETEYGPCRREMEDTLNHLKFLNVLSPRGVHIPNCDKKGFYKKKQCRPSKGRKRGFCWCVDKYGQALPGYDTKGRDDVHCLNMQSQ from the exons ATGCATCCCGCGCGCCCCGCACTCTGGGCGGCTGCGCTCACCGCACTCACTCTGCTCCGCGGGCCGCCGGTGGCGCGAGCCGGCGCGGGCGCGGTGGGCGCGGGCCCCGTAGTGCGCTGCGAACCGTGCGACGCGCGCGCGCTGGCCCAGTGCGCGCCTCCGCCCACCGCGCCCGCGTGCACGGAGCTGGTGCGAGAACCGGGCTGCGGCTGCTGCTTGACTTGCGCGCTGCGAGAAGGCGACTCGTGCGGCGTCTACACCGAGCGCTGTGGCACCGGCCTCCTCTGCCAGCCGCGGCCCGGGGAGCAGTACCCACTGAAGGCGCTGCTGAACGGCCGCGGGTTCTGCGCCAACGCCAGCGCCGCCGGCAGCCTGAGTGCCTACCTGCCCTCCCAACCCGCTCCAG GAAACGCCAGTGAATCTGAGGAGGACCACAGTGCTGGGAGTGTGGAAAGTCGGGCTGTCCCCAGCACACACCGAGTGACTGACTCCAAGTTCCATCCACTCCATGCGAAGATGGATGTCATCAAAAAAGGCCACGCCAGGGACAGCCAGCGTTACAAAGTTGACTATGAGTCGCAGAGCACAGACACCCAGAACTTCTCCTCGGAGTCTAAGCGCGAGACAGAATAT GGTCCCTGCCGCAGAGAAATGGAAGACACCCTGAATCATCTGAAGTTCCTCAATGTGTTGAGTCCCAGAGGTGTCCACATCCCAAACTGTGACAAGAAGGGGTTCTATAAGAAGAAGCAG TGCCGCCCATCCAAAGGCAGAAAGCGGGGCTTTTGCTGGTGCGTGGACAAGTACGGACAGGCCTTGCCTGGCTACGACACCAAGGGCAGAGATGACGTGCACTGCCTCAACATGCAGAGCCAGTAG
- the Igfbp1 gene encoding insulin-like growth factor-binding protein 1 produces the protein MPEFLAVVPWRFLILLAFQVGVATGDAQPWRCAPCTAESLGLCPPVPASCPEISRPAGCGCCPTCALPLGAACGVATARCAQGLSCRALPGEPRPLHALTRGQGACVPEPAAPATRAVSSSELEEAKATVAPEDELPESPEMTEEQLLESFHLMAPSNEDRPILWNAISTYNSIRAREIANLKKWKEPCRRELYKVLERLAAAQQKAGDEIYKFYLPNCNKNGFYHSKQCETSLDGEAGLCWCVYPWSGKKIPGSLETRGDPNCHQYFNVQN, from the exons ATGCCTGAGTTCCTCGCTGTTGTTCCTTGGCGCTTCCTGATCCTCCTAGCCTTCCAAGTTGGCGTGGCCACTGGAGATGCACAGCCATGGCGCTGTGCGCCCTGCACTGCTGAGAGCCTGGGGCTCTGTCCACCCGTGCCCGCTTCGTGCCCCGAGATTTCCCGGCCTGCCGGCTGTGGCTGCTGCCCGACATGTGCCTTGCCACTTGGTGCCGCCTGCGGCGTGGCCACGGCTCGCTGCGCCCAGGGACTCAGCTGCCGTGCCCTGCCAGGGGAACCTCGTCCCCTGCATGCCCTCACCCGCGGCCAGGGAGCCTGTGTACCAGAGCCTGCTGCCCCCGCTACGAGAGCCGTGTCCAGCTCCGAGCTCGAAG AGGCAAAGGCTACTGTAGCCCCTGAAGATGAGCTTCCCGAGAGCCCAGAGATGACAGAGGAGCAGCTACTGGAGAGCTTCCACTTGATGGCCCCCTCCAATGAGGACCGGCCCATCCTGTGGAACGCCATCAGCACCTACAACAGCATCCGGGCCAGAGAGATCGCTAACCTCAAGAAATGGAAG GAGCCCTGCCGACGAGAACTCTATAAAGTGCTAGAGAGATTAGCCGCAGCCCAGCAGAAAGCAGGGGATGAAATCTACAAATTTTATCTGCCAAACTGCAACAAGAAtggattttatcacagcaaacag TGCGAGACATCCCTGGATGGAGAAGCGGGGCTCTGCTGGTGTGTCTATCCATGGAGTGGGAAGAAGATCCCTGGGTCTCTGGAGACCAGAGGGGACCCCAACTGCCACCAGTATTTCAATGTACAAAACTGA